A stretch of Sphingorhabdus sp. YGSMI21 DNA encodes these proteins:
- a CDS encoding alpha/beta hydrolase: MNEMTPVNNLPTDIDSLWAGDGSHLPEWFIAALNVPREEAYVEISGAKVHYLRWGSPDKPKLLMTHGFLAHARCFAFIAPFFAEEYDVVAFDLAGMGDSEMRGAADTAARGREFTEVAEALNMFADGQKPTIIAHSFGSGAALTAVTQSPDAFAGVVVCDLMIMRPELLEKYWKNDRSSPGSGNPDKPNKRYPSYEAARARYILSPPQPAEEPFLLDYIAYHSLKHKRGSWTWKFSPEVFRRSNRPEEWLNMGKRLVQAPGRKAIVHGGNSLLFSQDSADYIREMGGNDIPIIAIPEARHHLMLDQPLAFVAALRSVLSFWKSSHER; the protein is encoded by the coding sequence ATGAATGAAATGACCCCTGTAAACAACCTTCCGACTGACATCGATTCCTTGTGGGCCGGGGACGGTTCGCACCTGCCCGAATGGTTCATAGCAGCACTGAACGTGCCGCGCGAAGAAGCTTATGTAGAGATTTCCGGTGCCAAGGTGCACTATCTCCGCTGGGGCAGCCCCGATAAGCCCAAATTGCTAATGACACATGGCTTCCTCGCCCATGCCCGCTGCTTCGCTTTTATTGCGCCGTTCTTCGCGGAAGAATATGATGTCGTGGCATTCGATTTGGCGGGTATGGGGGACAGCGAAATGCGGGGGGCAGCTGACACGGCGGCCCGCGGGAGGGAATTCACCGAGGTTGCCGAGGCCCTGAACATGTTTGCGGATGGCCAAAAGCCAACGATCATCGCGCACAGCTTCGGTTCGGGTGCCGCGCTGACAGCCGTGACCCAGTCGCCCGACGCCTTTGCTGGAGTGGTCGTATGCGACCTTATGATCATGCGCCCTGAATTGCTTGAAAAATACTGGAAGAACGATCGGTCGAGCCCGGGATCAGGGAATCCGGACAAGCCCAACAAGCGCTATCCCAGCTATGAAGCAGCGCGTGCGCGCTACATCCTATCGCCGCCTCAGCCCGCCGAGGAGCCATTCCTGCTAGATTATATTGCGTATCATTCGCTGAAGCATAAAAGAGGCAGTTGGACGTGGAAATTCTCACCAGAGGTTTTCCGGCGGAGCAATAGGCCCGAGGAGTGGCTGAACATGGGTAAGCGGCTGGTGCAAGCGCCGGGCCGCAAAGCAATCGTGCACGGCGGTAACAGTCTGCTCTTCTCACAGGATTCTGCCGATTACATCCGCGAGATGGGTGGAAACGACATCCCGATAATAGCCATACCGGAAGCCCGCCACCACCTGATGCTCGATCAGCCATTGGCCTTTGTCGCAGCTCTCAGGAGCGTTCTTTCTTTTTGGAAAAGCTCCCACGAACGCTAA
- the istB gene encoding IS21-like element helper ATPase IstB gives MTDAPKILLADHLKTLKLPTFLREYEKLARQCAAEGLDHVQFLGRLVELELIDRERRMIERRIKAAKFPATKSLDSFDFKAIPKLNKMQVLELARCEWIDRRENVIALGPSGTGKTHVALGLGLAACQKGLSVSFTTAATLVNEMMEARDERRLLRLQKQLAAVKLLIIDELGFVPLSKTGAELLFELISQRYERGSTMITSNLPFDEWTETFGTERLTGALLDRLTHHVNILEMNGDSYRLGQSRARKAKAAT, from the coding sequence ATGACCGACGCGCCGAAGATCCTGCTGGCCGATCATCTGAAGACGCTGAAGCTGCCGACATTCCTGCGCGAGTATGAAAAGCTCGCGCGCCAGTGCGCCGCCGAGGGGCTGGATCATGTCCAGTTCCTGGGACGTCTGGTCGAGCTGGAGCTGATCGATCGCGAGCGCAGAATGATCGAACGCCGTATCAAGGCCGCGAAATTCCCGGCCACCAAGAGCCTCGACAGCTTCGACTTCAAGGCGATCCCAAAGCTGAACAAGATGCAGGTGCTGGAACTGGCCCGCTGCGAATGGATCGACCGGCGCGAGAATGTCATCGCCCTTGGCCCGAGCGGCACAGGCAAGACCCATGTCGCCCTCGGACTTGGGCTGGCTGCCTGCCAGAAGGGCCTCTCGGTCAGCTTCACCACCGCCGCGACGCTGGTCAACGAGATGATGGAAGCCCGAGACGAGCGCCGTCTGCTCCGCCTGCAAAAGCAGCTGGCCGCGGTCAAGCTGCTCATCATCGACGAGTTGGGCTTTGTGCCATTGTCCAAGACCGGTGCAGAGCTCTTGTTCGAACTGATCTCGCAGCGCTATGAGCGCGGCTCCACGATGATAACCAGCAATTTGCCATTCGACGAATGGACCGAAACCTTCGGCACCGAACGTCTGACCGGAGCACTGCTCGATCGGCTGACCCACCACGTCAACATCCTCGAGATGAATGGCGACAGCTATCGACTCGGCCAAAGCCGTGCCCGGAAGGCAAAAGCCGCCACCTGA
- the istA gene encoding IS21 family transposase, which produces MYLYRKVRLACAEGMSQREAARHFNISRDSVAKMMAFSVPPGYRRSAPVKRPKLDGFTGIIDGWLDGDLGVHRKQRHTAKRVFDRLRDEHGFTGGYTIVKDYMRERERRGREMFVPLVHRPGHAQADFGEAVVIIGGVEQKAHFFVMDLPHSDACFVRAYPAATAEAWVDGHVHAFAFFGKVPISILYDNDRCLVAKILPNGTRKRATLFSGFLSHYLFRDRYGRPGKGNDKGNAEGLVGYSRRNFMVPIPRFASWEAFNAYLEEQCRERQADVLRGQSETIGQRLARDLAAMTGLPAAPFDACDQATGRVSSQALVRYKTNDYSVPVAYGHRDVWIRGYVDEVVIGCSGEVITRHPRCYDREDMVFDPLHYLPLIERKINALDQAAPLAEWSLPPEFATLRRLMEARMIKAGRREYVQVLRLLETFDIDDLHAAVKKALQLGAIGFDAVKHLVLCHVEKRPPKLDLDVYPYLPRANVETTSAASYMALMTEPAE; this is translated from the coding sequence GTGTATTTATATCGGAAGGTTCGGCTGGCCTGTGCTGAGGGCATGAGCCAGCGGGAGGCAGCGCGGCATTTCAACATCTCGCGCGACAGTGTAGCCAAGATGATGGCGTTCTCGGTTCCGCCGGGTTACCGGCGATCGGCACCGGTCAAGCGACCGAAGCTGGATGGCTTCACTGGGATTATCGACGGCTGGCTGGACGGCGATCTGGGGGTTCATCGCAAGCAGCGGCACACAGCGAAGCGGGTGTTCGACCGGCTCCGCGATGAACACGGGTTCACCGGCGGCTACACGATCGTGAAGGACTACATGCGGGAGCGCGAACGGCGCGGTCGCGAGATGTTCGTGCCGCTGGTCCATCGGCCCGGCCATGCCCAGGCCGATTTCGGCGAGGCGGTTGTCATCATTGGCGGTGTCGAGCAGAAGGCGCATTTCTTCGTCATGGACCTGCCGCACAGTGATGCCTGCTTTGTGCGGGCCTATCCGGCGGCAACGGCGGAAGCCTGGGTTGATGGCCACGTCCACGCCTTCGCGTTCTTCGGCAAGGTGCCGATATCGATCCTCTACGACAACGACCGCTGCCTGGTTGCGAAGATTCTTCCGAACGGAACGCGTAAGCGGGCCACGCTCTTCAGCGGGTTCCTGTCGCACTACCTGTTCCGCGATCGCTACGGCCGCCCCGGCAAGGGCAACGACAAGGGTAACGCGGAAGGGCTGGTCGGCTATTCCCGCCGCAACTTCATGGTACCGATCCCGCGGTTTGCGAGCTGGGAGGCGTTCAACGCCTATTTGGAGGAGCAGTGCCGCGAACGTCAGGCGGATGTCCTGCGGGGCCAGTCCGAGACGATCGGTCAACGCCTCGCGCGGGATCTGGCGGCGATGACCGGCCTTCCTGCGGCACCGTTCGATGCCTGTGACCAGGCAACCGGAAGGGTCAGTTCGCAGGCGCTGGTGCGCTACAAAACCAACGATTACTCGGTACCGGTCGCTTACGGCCACCGCGACGTCTGGATCAGGGGCTATGTCGACGAGGTGGTTATTGGCTGCAGCGGCGAAGTCATCACACGCCATCCCCGCTGCTACGACCGCGAGGACATGGTCTTCGATCCGCTGCATTACCTTCCGCTGATCGAGCGCAAGATCAACGCCCTGGACCAAGCAGCTCCCTTGGCTGAATGGAGCCTGCCGCCCGAGTTCGCAACACTGCGCCGCCTGATGGAGGCGCGGATGATCAAGGCCGGACGCCGCGAGTACGTGCAGGTTTTGCGCCTGCTCGAGACCTTCGACATCGACGATCTGCATGCCGCCGTGAAGAAGGCCCTGCAATTGGGGGCAATTGGCTTTGATGCCGTCAAGCACCTTGTTCTCTGCCATGTCGAGAAACGGCCGCCGAAGCTCGACCTCGATGTCTATCCCTACCTGCCGCGCGCCAATGTCGAGACCACATCGGCCGCCAGCTACATGGCCCTGATGACGGAGCCGGCGGAATGA
- a CDS encoding TonB-dependent receptor produces MRKSLLLAATAISTMSVPAMAQDRDDGTIDSNVIIVTAQRQAQSAQDVPIAVSAFSGAALEAQQIENSSDLQLTLPNITFTKTNFVSSSFTIRGIGDLCVGASCDQATAIHLNDSPLFATRLFETEFFDLERVEVLRGPQGTLFGRNATAGVVNVVTAKPQMGEFKASGDAEYGNYNAIKVKGMVNIPIGDNIAFRGAGVYVKRDGYTTNLNGGPDLDDRDMYSVRGSLRFEPTADTTIDLYASYFREDDNRMRIQKQYCQRDPTGILGCLNSSRNAESFNANSTIAATLSSREFLATQGIPTAFALGSLYGPDQYAGVSVPADPRTVNTAFTPEYFASELTFQGKIEHDFGPISAQLSGTYQKVKLDSRQDYNNNIGRRDIYATGLNTLAAAAAGAIPGLPAAYFAPLASAIIPDGPNGVLCTSDTDTTGLGVFGGNSICDATPLQFDRSNLDNSSWSVEAIISSDLDGPFNFLVGGIYADSHLTENSYYVNAFGLDYGAGLLGSFISLADGLPPSFLGTPYYRNHSDDLTVKSYGLFGEVYFDISDKLKLTGGLRYNNDKKKVRARTTLADFLVPYSQTTDAFESPFVGSLDADPGIPGNQLFQNREVKFNEITGRAVLDYKITDDNLIYASYSRGYKSGGINPPLQPIFAAPESFRPEQVDAFEIGSKNTFGDGALQLNLTAFYYKYKGLQLSKIVARTAVNENIDADIYGAEVEAVIRPDPDWMINMGFSYLHTKVKGDTFNSDPRDFGGGRSDAVIIQDITNASNCAVASTSGNAAGVNAFVNTINGAINAGLVPGLAPGAGLQPTTAFPADGGIASTGAFGICAVLDAAAQGAFAGAGVVPAAFGGIEYFSAGVPKNIRGNQLPQAPQLKFSTGVQYTMNFDNGMSLVPRVDLAYTGESFGSIFNGNVNRIKGYAQANAQIQLNGTDDRWYVRGFVQNIFDSNSETGLYVTDQSSGLYTNIFSLEPRRYGIGAGFKF; encoded by the coding sequence ATGCGTAAATCGTTATTATTAGCCGCCACAGCTATATCTACAATGTCCGTACCTGCCATGGCGCAGGACCGTGATGATGGTACCATTGATAGCAATGTCATTATCGTGACCGCGCAGAGGCAGGCACAAAGTGCTCAGGATGTACCGATTGCGGTTTCCGCATTTTCCGGGGCAGCCTTGGAAGCCCAACAGATCGAGAACAGTTCCGATCTCCAGCTAACGCTCCCGAACATCACCTTTACCAAAACCAATTTTGTCAGTTCCAGTTTTACAATTCGCGGGATCGGCGATCTTTGTGTCGGCGCGTCGTGTGATCAGGCAACCGCCATTCACCTGAACGATTCGCCTCTTTTCGCGACGCGACTTTTTGAAACAGAATTTTTCGATCTCGAACGCGTCGAAGTGCTGCGCGGTCCGCAAGGCACGTTGTTCGGACGCAATGCGACCGCGGGTGTGGTCAATGTTGTCACTGCCAAGCCACAAATGGGAGAGTTCAAGGCATCCGGCGATGCCGAATATGGCAATTATAACGCGATCAAAGTCAAGGGCATGGTCAACATTCCCATCGGTGACAATATCGCATTCCGTGGTGCCGGCGTTTATGTAAAACGCGATGGTTATACCACCAATCTTAACGGCGGCCCTGATCTTGATGACCGGGATATGTATTCGGTGCGTGGTTCGCTGCGTTTCGAACCAACTGCGGATACGACGATTGACCTTTATGCTTCATATTTCCGCGAAGATGACAATCGTATGCGGATTCAGAAGCAATATTGTCAACGTGACCCTACAGGTATTTTGGGTTGTCTGAACAGTTCTCGCAATGCAGAATCGTTCAACGCGAACTCGACTATTGCGGCTACATTATCGTCGCGCGAATTCCTTGCAACTCAGGGTATTCCAACGGCTTTTGCTCTCGGTAGTCTTTACGGTCCAGACCAATATGCAGGTGTTTCCGTTCCCGCGGATCCGCGGACGGTCAACACGGCCTTCACGCCGGAATATTTTGCCAGCGAGTTGACGTTCCAGGGCAAGATCGAACATGACTTCGGGCCGATCAGCGCGCAACTTTCCGGTACCTACCAGAAGGTCAAGCTGGATTCTCGGCAGGACTATAACAACAATATTGGCCGTAGGGATATTTATGCAACTGGATTAAACACGCTTGCTGCAGCTGCAGCTGGTGCGATCCCAGGTCTTCCTGCAGCTTATTTTGCACCTCTTGCTTCTGCGATCATTCCGGATGGACCGAACGGCGTGCTTTGTACTTCAGATACTGATACCACCGGTCTCGGGGTATTTGGGGGCAACAGCATTTGCGACGCAACACCGCTTCAATTTGACCGGTCGAATCTGGATAACAGCAGTTGGTCCGTCGAGGCGATCATCTCAAGCGATCTGGATGGTCCGTTCAACTTCCTGGTCGGCGGTATTTATGCCGACTCTCATCTGACCGAGAACAGCTATTATGTGAACGCCTTCGGGCTCGATTATGGGGCAGGTTTGCTCGGTAGCTTCATTTCGCTTGCCGATGGCTTGCCGCCTTCATTCCTCGGCACGCCATATTATCGCAACCATTCGGATGATCTGACGGTCAAATCCTATGGCCTGTTCGGCGAAGTCTATTTCGATATCAGCGACAAGCTGAAACTGACGGGTGGACTGCGTTACAACAACGACAAGAAAAAAGTTAGAGCGCGTACAACGCTGGCAGACTTCCTTGTGCCATATAGTCAAACAACCGATGCGTTTGAATCACCATTCGTCGGATCTTTGGATGCCGATCCAGGTATACCCGGTAATCAACTTTTCCAGAATCGGGAGGTCAAGTTCAATGAAATCACTGGCCGTGCGGTGCTTGATTATAAAATCACCGACGACAATCTGATCTATGCATCCTATTCTCGCGGTTATAAGTCAGGTGGTATAAATCCGCCACTGCAGCCAATTTTCGCAGCTCCGGAATCCTTCCGGCCCGAGCAGGTCGATGCGTTTGAAATCGGATCGAAAAATACATTTGGCGATGGGGCTCTGCAACTCAACCTGACTGCATTCTACTATAAATATAAGGGTTTGCAGCTCAGCAAGATTGTTGCTCGGACCGCTGTAAACGAAAATATCGATGCCGATATTTACGGTGCGGAAGTCGAGGCAGTCATTCGTCCTGATCCGGACTGGATGATCAACATGGGCTTCAGCTATCTGCACACCAAGGTCAAGGGCGATACGTTTAACAGCGATCCGCGCGATTTTGGCGGAGGCCGGTCGGATGCGGTCATCATCCAGGATATTACCAATGCATCCAATTGTGCGGTGGCTTCCACGTCCGGAAATGCAGCTGGTGTAAATGCTTTTGTCAACACGATAAATGGTGCGATCAATGCCGGTCTGGTGCCGGGACTTGCACCTGGAGCAGGCCTGCAACCAACCACGGCATTCCCTGCTGATGGTGGCATTGCTTCAACCGGTGCCTTTGGTATTTGCGCTGTGCTGGACGCAGCGGCCCAAGGAGCTTTTGCTGGTGCAGGCGTTGTTCCGGCAGCCTTTGGCGGGATCGAGTATTTCTCTGCCGGTGTTCCCAAGAACATTCGTGGGAACCAGTTGCCACAGGCACCTCAGCTGAAATTCTCCACTGGCGTGCAATATACCATGAACTTTGACAATGGCATGAGTCTGGTCCCGCGTGTTGACCTTGCTTATACCGGTGAAAGTTTCGGCAGTATCTTCAACGGCAATGTCAACCGGATCAAAGGTTATGCGCAAGCAAACGCCCAGATTCAGTTGAACGGTACGGATGACCGCTGGTATGTTCGTGGATTTGTCCAGAATATTTTCGACAGCAACTCGGAGACCGGACTATATGTCACCGATCAGTCGTCGGGCTTGTACACGAATATCTTCTCACTTGAGCCACGCCGCTATGGTATTGGAGCTGGCTTCAAGTTCTGA
- a CDS encoding transposase: MRWADGEVDIGAFRDKRLGERLRTMLAQMAGAIGAPIPMACQDWANTKAAYRFLSNGSVNEGEILAGHFQATRARVGTLEGPILVLQDTTEFSYQRRAPEKIGAIGLAPSRRDENGRLRLHTVCGLLMHSSLAITTEGLPLGLTAAKFWTRTKFKGTNALKRRINPTRVPNEEKESYRWLENMRQSTAMLGESERLVHIGDRENDIYEFFCEAQALGTHFLVRTCVDRLAGDGDHTIADEMSEVSVQGMQRVVIDKDDHADIELRYRRIQVLPPIGKQKRYPSLNLTILHARECRAPEGRAPYRLEAYH, translated from the coding sequence GTGAGATGGGCCGATGGGGAAGTTGATATCGGCGCATTTCGCGACAAGCGTCTGGGCGAGCGGCTTAGAACGATGCTTGCGCAGATGGCAGGAGCGATTGGCGCACCGATCCCGATGGCCTGTCAGGACTGGGCCAATACCAAGGCAGCTTACCGCTTCCTGTCTAACGGCTCAGTGAACGAAGGCGAAATCCTCGCCGGCCATTTTCAAGCAACGCGAGCGCGTGTTGGAACGCTTGAAGGGCCAATCCTCGTTCTACAGGACACCACTGAATTCTCCTATCAACGCCGCGCGCCGGAAAAAATCGGTGCAATCGGCCTGGCACCCAGCCGACGCGATGAAAATGGCAGGCTGCGACTTCATACGGTCTGTGGCCTGCTCATGCATTCTAGCCTTGCGATCACGACCGAGGGATTGCCGCTGGGTCTGACAGCAGCGAAATTCTGGACCCGCACCAAATTCAAGGGCACCAACGCGCTGAAACGAAGGATCAATCCTACGCGTGTGCCGAACGAGGAGAAGGAAAGCTACCGCTGGCTCGAGAACATGCGTCAGTCGACCGCTATGCTGGGCGAGTCCGAGCGACTGGTCCACATCGGCGACCGGGAGAACGACATTTACGAATTCTTTTGCGAAGCGCAGGCACTCGGCACACATTTTCTGGTCCGCACCTGTGTCGATCGTCTGGCCGGTGACGGTGACCACACCATTGCCGACGAAATGAGCGAGGTTTCCGTGCAGGGCATGCAACGGGTCGTCATCGACAAGGACGATCATGCCGACATTGAGTTACGCTATAGACGGATCCAGGTGTTGCCACCGATCGGCAAGCAAAAGCGCTATCCGTCTCTCAACCTTACCATCCTGCATGCCCGTGAGTGTAGAGCACCTGAAGGGCGGGCCCCCTATCGATTGGAGGCTTATCACTGA